Proteins from a genomic interval of Lycium ferocissimum isolate CSIRO_LF1 chromosome 2, AGI_CSIRO_Lferr_CH_V1, whole genome shotgun sequence:
- the LOC132046950 gene encoding uncharacterized protein LOC132046950 isoform X3: MEIWRLPYQPAVIHLRRGQTSGIYSIKTLPFPLYIKCSQGNESSSKKPDSMFILGMGFVGKFLAADLKSSGWEVTGTCTSTSRKKKLEEMGFHSLIFDSNEPLNNGVQCALQMLRHKELLKERLKGGNLQWLGYLSSTSVYGDFSGAWVDEEFPPRPTTESARARMAAEEGWLHLACDVGVTVQIFRLGGIYGPGRSAVDTILKQEPLSKSQKMRFSRHYTSRIHVADICQTLKASIQRPSAGKMYNVVDDDPAPREQVFKFARSLVEEKWPGHLTSKSSAEEAESLIPQGASRGAKRVSNKCIKTELGVRLLYPTYESGLRSIIERMENPFG, from the exons ATGGAGATTTGGCGGCTACCATATCAACCGGCCGTTATTCATCTCCGGCGGGGTCAAACTTCCGGAATATACTCTATTAAAACGCTACCATTTCCCCTCTATATTAAATGCAGTCAGGGTAACGAATCGAGCAGTAAAAAACCCGATTCAATGTTCATTCTGGGGATGGGTTTCGTAGGAAAATTCTTGGCTGCAGATTTGAAAAGCAGTGGATG GGAAGTTACAGGAACTTGTACTAGTACTTCCcggaaaaagaaattagaggaAATGGGGTTCCATTCTCTCATATTTGACTCCAATGAACCACT TAATAATGGTGTGCAGTGTGCACTGCAGATGCTTCGGCATAAGGAATTGCTGAAAGAAAGACTAAAGGGTGGTAACCTCCAGTGGCTTGGTTACTTGTCATCAACAA GTGTTTATGGAGACTTCAGTGGTGCATGGGTTGATGAAGA GTTTCCCCCAAGGCCGACAACTGAATCGGCTAGAGCAAGGATGGCTGCTGAAGAAGGATGGTTACATCTGGCTTGTGATGTGGGGGTCACTGTCCAAATATTTCGACTGGGTGGTATATATGGTCCTGGTAGAAG TGCTGTTGACACCATTCTCAAGCAGGAACCTTTGTCGAAAAGTCAGAAGATGAGATTTTCTAGGCATTATACATCACGTATTCATGTTGCTGACATCTGTCAGACACTCAAGGCAAGCATTCAGAGGCCATCTGCAGG GAAGATGTACAATGTAGTTGACGACGATCCTGCTCCTAGGGAGCAGGTATTTAAGTTTGCTCGGAGCTTGGTTGAGGAGAAATGGCCAGGCCACTTAACCTCCAAAAGCTCCGCTGAAGAGGCAGAGTCTCTAATTCCGCAAGGAGCTTCAAGAGGAGCGAAGCGAGTGTCCAATAAATGCATTAAAACAGAACTGGGAGTGAGACTGCTTTACCCTACGTATGAATCTGGATTGCGGAGCATCATTGAGCGCATGGAGAATCCGTTTGGCTAA
- the LOC132046950 gene encoding uncharacterized protein LOC132046950 isoform X2, producing the protein MEIWRLPYQPAVIHLRRGQTSGIYSIKTLPFPLYIKCSQGNESSSKKPDSMFILGMGFVGKFLAADLKSSGWEVTGTCTSTSRKKKLEEMGFHSLIFDSNEPLHEVLDIMKLHSHLLISIPTVLGVGDPMLRHKELLKERLKGGNLQWLGYLSSTSVYGDFSGAWVDEEFPPRPTTESARARMAAEEGWLHLACDVGVTVQIFRLGGIYGPGRSAVDTILKQEPLSKSQKMRFSRHYTSRIHVADICQTLKASIQRPSAGKMYNVVDDDPAPREQVFKFARSLVEEKWPGHLTSKSSAEEAESLIPQGASRGAKRVSNKCIKTELGVRLLYPTYESGLRSIIERMENPFG; encoded by the exons ATGGAGATTTGGCGGCTACCATATCAACCGGCCGTTATTCATCTCCGGCGGGGTCAAACTTCCGGAATATACTCTATTAAAACGCTACCATTTCCCCTCTATATTAAATGCAGTCAGGGTAACGAATCGAGCAGTAAAAAACCCGATTCAATGTTCATTCTGGGGATGGGTTTCGTAGGAAAATTCTTGGCTGCAGATTTGAAAAGCAGTGGATG GGAAGTTACAGGAACTTGTACTAGTACTTCCcggaaaaagaaattagaggaAATGGGGTTCCATTCTCTCATATTTGACTCCAATGAACCACT ACATGAGGTCCTCGATATCATGAAACTCCACTCACATCTTCTTATCTCCATTCCTACAGTTTTGGGTGTTGGTGATCCG ATGCTTCGGCATAAGGAATTGCTGAAAGAAAGACTAAAGGGTGGTAACCTCCAGTGGCTTGGTTACTTGTCATCAACAA GTGTTTATGGAGACTTCAGTGGTGCATGGGTTGATGAAGA GTTTCCCCCAAGGCCGACAACTGAATCGGCTAGAGCAAGGATGGCTGCTGAAGAAGGATGGTTACATCTGGCTTGTGATGTGGGGGTCACTGTCCAAATATTTCGACTGGGTGGTATATATGGTCCTGGTAGAAG TGCTGTTGACACCATTCTCAAGCAGGAACCTTTGTCGAAAAGTCAGAAGATGAGATTTTCTAGGCATTATACATCACGTATTCATGTTGCTGACATCTGTCAGACACTCAAGGCAAGCATTCAGAGGCCATCTGCAGG GAAGATGTACAATGTAGTTGACGACGATCCTGCTCCTAGGGAGCAGGTATTTAAGTTTGCTCGGAGCTTGGTTGAGGAGAAATGGCCAGGCCACTTAACCTCCAAAAGCTCCGCTGAAGAGGCAGAGTCTCTAATTCCGCAAGGAGCTTCAAGAGGAGCGAAGCGAGTGTCCAATAAATGCATTAAAACAGAACTGGGAGTGAGACTGCTTTACCCTACGTATGAATCTGGATTGCGGAGCATCATTGAGCGCATGGAGAATCCGTTTGGCTAA
- the LOC132046950 gene encoding uncharacterized protein LOC132046950 isoform X1 → MEIWRLPYQPAVIHLRRGQTSGIYSIKTLPFPLYIKCSQGNESSSKKPDSMFILGMGFVGKFLAADLKSSGWEVTGTCTSTSRKKKLEEMGFHSLIFDSNEPLHEVLDIMKLHSHLLISIPTVLGVGDPCALQMLRHKELLKERLKGGNLQWLGYLSSTSVYGDFSGAWVDEEFPPRPTTESARARMAAEEGWLHLACDVGVTVQIFRLGGIYGPGRSAVDTILKQEPLSKSQKMRFSRHYTSRIHVADICQTLKASIQRPSAGKMYNVVDDDPAPREQVFKFARSLVEEKWPGHLTSKSSAEEAESLIPQGASRGAKRVSNKCIKTELGVRLLYPTYESGLRSIIERMENPFG, encoded by the exons ATGGAGATTTGGCGGCTACCATATCAACCGGCCGTTATTCATCTCCGGCGGGGTCAAACTTCCGGAATATACTCTATTAAAACGCTACCATTTCCCCTCTATATTAAATGCAGTCAGGGTAACGAATCGAGCAGTAAAAAACCCGATTCAATGTTCATTCTGGGGATGGGTTTCGTAGGAAAATTCTTGGCTGCAGATTTGAAAAGCAGTGGATG GGAAGTTACAGGAACTTGTACTAGTACTTCCcggaaaaagaaattagaggaAATGGGGTTCCATTCTCTCATATTTGACTCCAATGAACCACT ACATGAGGTCCTCGATATCATGAAACTCCACTCACATCTTCTTATCTCCATTCCTACAGTTTTGGGTGTTGGTGATCCG TGTGCACTGCAGATGCTTCGGCATAAGGAATTGCTGAAAGAAAGACTAAAGGGTGGTAACCTCCAGTGGCTTGGTTACTTGTCATCAACAA GTGTTTATGGAGACTTCAGTGGTGCATGGGTTGATGAAGA GTTTCCCCCAAGGCCGACAACTGAATCGGCTAGAGCAAGGATGGCTGCTGAAGAAGGATGGTTACATCTGGCTTGTGATGTGGGGGTCACTGTCCAAATATTTCGACTGGGTGGTATATATGGTCCTGGTAGAAG TGCTGTTGACACCATTCTCAAGCAGGAACCTTTGTCGAAAAGTCAGAAGATGAGATTTTCTAGGCATTATACATCACGTATTCATGTTGCTGACATCTGTCAGACACTCAAGGCAAGCATTCAGAGGCCATCTGCAGG GAAGATGTACAATGTAGTTGACGACGATCCTGCTCCTAGGGAGCAGGTATTTAAGTTTGCTCGGAGCTTGGTTGAGGAGAAATGGCCAGGCCACTTAACCTCCAAAAGCTCCGCTGAAGAGGCAGAGTCTCTAATTCCGCAAGGAGCTTCAAGAGGAGCGAAGCGAGTGTCCAATAAATGCATTAAAACAGAACTGGGAGTGAGACTGCTTTACCCTACGTATGAATCTGGATTGCGGAGCATCATTGAGCGCATGGAGAATCCGTTTGGCTAA